Below is a genomic region from Caballeronia sp. SBC1.
GCAATGGGAAAGGGCCGGTGCGTAGCGTGGCGTCAATGGCGGTGAAATCAGCCGTTCAGGAAGTCCAGGCGTTACGCGGTAACGGAGATGATGCGCCTGCCCCCGCTCCTCTCTTAGTGGCTAAATTAGCGGCTAAAGAAGAGCCGGAACCCGAGGCAGTGCAAGCCGAAGTGACGCAAGCTGACGTGGCACAAGCCGAAGCGCCGGAGATCGCAACGGTTGCGGCCAGCGTTGCGCCTGCCGCGCCGGCACTTGCTCTCGAATGCGTGGTGAGCGACGCGGAGATTGTGTTCACGTTGGGCGCGGTGCGGTATCGGGTGCGCGGGTTTGATGCGAAGGCCGCGGGCCTCTTGAAAGTGAACGTGCTGGCCAGCTGCCGCGAATGGTTCCACGTCGACACGTTCGACCTGTATCACGCGAAAGCGCGGGCGAATTACGTGGCGCGAGCGGCGGCTGAATTGCGGCTAAAGGAAGAGACGGTGAAGGCCGATCTGGGGCGCATGTTGCTGAAGCTGGAGATGTTGCAGGGGGCGGCTGCTGCGCCCGCGACCGGGGTGCAGATGAGCGCGGCCGACGAGCGCGCGGCGCTGGGGTTGCTGCGCGAGCCGGAGCTGCTTGCGCGGATCCTGGCCGACTTCGCCGCGTGTGGCGTGGTGGGTGAGGAGACGAACAAGATCGTGGGATATCTGGCGGCTGTTTCCAGAAAACTCGACGCGCCGCTGGCGGTGGTGATCCAGAGCTCGAGCGCGGCGGGCAAGAGTTCATTGATGGACGCGGTGCTGGCGTTCGTGCCGGAGGAGGAGCGGATCAAGTACAGCGCCATGACGGGGCAGAGCCTGTTCTATATGGGCGAGACGAACCTGAAGCACAAGGTGCTGGCGATCTGCGAGGAGGAGGGGGCGAGCCGTGCGGCGTATGCGCTCAAGCTCTTGCAGTCCGATGGCGAACTGACGATTGCGAGCACGGGCAAGGATGCGCAGACGGGCAACCTGGTCACGCAGGAATACCGGGTGGAAGGGCCGGTGTCGATCATGCTGACGACGACCGCCATCGAGATCGATGAAGAGTTATTGAACCGGTGTCTGATTCTGACGGTGGACGAAGGGCGTGAGCAGACCGAGGCGATTCATCGGCTGCAACGGCAGAAGAGAACGCTCGGCGGCTTGAAGCTGAAAACGCAGAAGGAACAAATTCTGGCGTTACACCGTAACGCTCAAAGATTGTTAAAACCGTTGGCGGTGGTGAACCCGTTTGCGGACCAGTTGACGTTCCTGTCGGACAAGACGCGCATGCGGCGTGATCATGAAAAGTACCTGACCCTGATCGACACGATCGCGCTGCTGCACCAGCACCAGCGAGAGGTCAAAACGGTGCGGCACGCCGGAGCGGAGCTCGCGTACATCGAGGTGATGGTCGCCGATATTGCGAGCGCGAACGCGCTGGTGCATGAGGTCTTGGGGCGCAGTCTTGACGAGTTGCCGCCGGTGACGCGGCGAGTGCTGGAGCAGATTGTGTGCGCGGTGAAGGGCAAGCCGTTGCCGCGCGAGTCGGTGCGGTTCAGCCGGCGGGAAGTGCGGGAGTGGACGGGCGCGAGCGACACGCAGGCGCGCGCCCACCTTGAACGTTTGGTCGATCTCGAATACTTGCTGACGCATCGGGGCAAGCGCGGCCAGAGCTTTGAATATGAACTGGTCTATGACGGCGACGGGAGCAGTGCGACCCATCTTGCGGGGCTGCTGGATATCGATACGAATCAGAGTTCGCGGGGGCAAGAGGGTGTCAGCGGCGGCGTCAATTTCAAGTAAAACGGACGGTTTGAAACTCACCATGGCGAGATGATCAAGTGGTGGGTTCAGGATCACTCTGGTCTTTCATGCGATAGCTTTTGCCTTCGATGACGACGGTCTCGGCATGATGGAGGACGCGATCGAGCAACGCGGAGGTCAGCGTGCTGTCGTGGTTGAAGATCTCGGCCCAGTGCTTAAACGCTCGATTTGAACTGAGGATTGTTGCGCCATGCTCGTACCGCTGACTGATGATCTGGAACAGCGCGTCGGCACCCTGTTTATCGATG
It encodes:
- a CDS encoding CHC2 zinc finger domain-containing protein, which encodes MARIPETELERMKAEVSVEQLVRAHGIELAKSGKDWRGRCPFHADGTPSLVVTPLKNLWHCFGCGIGGGPVDWVMKANGISFRHAVELLREGIPSLAAIGPVRSTVRVLESPVSVSADDAALLDQVVDYYHQTLKGSPEALAYLEKRGIAGAADHFKLGFANRTLGLRLPLKNRGAGDAIRSRLQHIGVIRESGHEHLNGSIVFNWRDEAGHVAGLYGRKIGEGLRAGTAYHLYLAGPRRGVFNAEGLRGQKEVILCESVIDALTFWCAGYRNVTASWGVEGFTADHLALIHELGLERVVIAYDRDEAGDAAAVKLAERLMEEGFGCYRLRFPHGLDANEYALKVSPAVKSLGVLIRSAEWLGNGKGPVRSVASMAVKSAVQEVQALRGNGDDAPAPAPLLVAKLAAKEEPEPEAVQAEVTQADVAQAEAPEIATVAASVAPAAPALALECVVSDAEIVFTLGAVRYRVRGFDAKAAGLLKVNVLASCREWFHVDTFDLYHAKARANYVARAAAELRLKEETVKADLGRMLLKLEMLQGAAAAPATGVQMSAADERAALGLLREPELLARILADFAACGVVGEETNKIVGYLAAVSRKLDAPLAVVIQSSSAAGKSSLMDAVLAFVPEEERIKYSAMTGQSLFYMGETNLKHKVLAICEEEGASRAAYALKLLQSDGELTIASTGKDAQTGNLVTQEYRVEGPVSIMLTTTAIEIDEELLNRCLILTVDEGREQTEAIHRLQRQKRTLGGLKLKTQKEQILALHRNAQRLLKPLAVVNPFADQLTFLSDKTRMRRDHEKYLTLIDTIALLHQHQREVKTVRHAGAELAYIEVMVADIASANALVHEVLGRSLDELPPVTRRVLEQIVCAVKGKPLPRESVRFSRREVREWTGASDTQARAHLERLVDLEYLLTHRGKRGQSFEYELVYDGDGSSATHLAGLLDIDTNQSSRGQEGVSGGVNFK